One Arachis hypogaea cultivar Tifrunner chromosome 2, arahy.Tifrunner.gnm2.J5K5, whole genome shotgun sequence genomic window, GtgttttattctaaaatttatatatgatattgataataatatttgGAAGACAAGGGGAAAAAACAACTGATCTATATTAGTATAATTCTTTACATCATTTTGGTGGCTTTTTAGCATAATCTATATGCAGTTAatctacccaaaaaaaaaatgcgGTAATTTTTTCCATGCAGTTATTGCTGTTTCTGATGGATTAAAGGCATGGGAAGTATTGAAGAAGAAAGCAACAGACCTAGATCTCATCTTAACAGAAGTGGATTTGCCCGCAATATCCGGATTTGCACTCATTACTTTAATCATGGAGCATGATTTTTGTAAAAACATTCCTGTCATAAGTATGTTTTTGACTTGTCATTGTGTGTTCTTAATTTTGCTATTAGATTTTAAATGGCTAATGGACTAAAGTTTATGTAATATGTAGTGATGTCTTCTCAAGATTCGGTTAACATGGTGTTGAAATGCATGCTAAAAGGTGCAGTCGATTTTCTTATAAAACCTGTTCGGAGGAATGAGCTTAAGAACTTATGGCGGCATGTGTGGAGAAGGCACGCGGTATGTACATCCTTCATTCTCTGTTTTTCTACATGTTTCTTTCTGTTAAAGAGTAGCTTGTTAGTTTAGCTTACAAGTGTCTCTCTCTTTGTATATTGTATATACAGATTGACAAACCCCCTCAAACTACGACATTTCCAATGGAAAAACTTAAGACTGTTTCGCAAGACAATTCTACAAGCAATCAGTCTAGTGCTTTTGTGGCTTCTTCGCAAGAAAATAATGGATGTGGTGAAAATTTGAGTGAAGCTCATGTAAGTTCGACCCTCAAAATTTAGATTGAATTTGCCTTCTATATGTGTCAATTTTATCTGTTTCACTATGGATGTCAcgcttaatttttattttcgttattctatttatttacttATGGTAATTTGCCTGCACAATAGCACAACTATTTCTAGTTAAGGTTGGCTTTATGAAGTTTCAACCATAAATAACATGTTTTGTCAACGATTTAACAGAGCACTTGCACTTTGTCATTTTTGGAAGCTGAGAACGCATGCATGAAAAAACGGCAAGATGCCTCTGAATTGAAATTGAGTAATGTTGATGTGGGGCACCATGAGGTCAACCATGAAAGTAAATCAAGTAAGCATAATGATGAAATAGGTACGTGAGTTCCTCTCATTTTCTATAATTGGTTAAAATATGGTATCCATGGTGTGTTGCTTATTGGCAATTATGTCTTGTATACCGAGATATCAGTGGGACTCGTATCAGAGTCTGCAATCAGCAACAAATCTCTTAAATTGACAGATTTAATGATAGAAAGAGACCATTGTTTTGCTGAAACCAAAAGCCAAGATGGAGTTCTAAGAGCTGAATCAAGCAGAGCCAATCCTAATATTAATGTAGCGATTCATGGTTGTACCGGTTCAGTGGTGGAGCCCTCTAGAGGAGTTACTGACTGGATGATTGACACATTTGAGAATATCGAAAAACCTATCAATGAAAACTGTAGTTATAGTGGTGATAATACAACCAAGTCTGTTTCAGATACAAAAATGGAACTTTTGTTAAGAAGAGATCTTTCTGATAGCTCATGTAAACATGCTAGTGAGATAACTGAGGAAAGACAAATATTGAAACATTCGGACACGTCTGCTTTTTCTAGGTGAGTTCACTGtttcttgttattttcttttttattattaattgataTTGAAATACCAAAGGAATACATCTTGGTATAATGCCTTAATAGGAAAGGCGAAGTTCTTCCCTGAAGAGGGTGACTATATTTCTATCTGCAGGTATAGCGGTGATAAATTGTTGCAGCCTTCTTTTCCGTTACCTTTGATTACCTCTTCCAAAGTAACCAACAATGATCAAAATTCTCAAGAATCTCATAAATCATCTGGAAATACTCTAGATACTTCTTGTCAGTATGGAAGCACAGGCAAAAATGAAGAGAACAGGTCCACTCTGGTCATTGGTCAGTATGGACAATTCGAACCAAAATCATCAAGCAATGAATGTGGACTCTTCCCTTTCAGCAAGGCTACTTCTGATATTAAGTCTAAGGAACAATGTAACATTCTATCCTCTACCGGACAGAGTTCGGGTAATAGTTTATCTTCTGATGCTGCAAAAAATAAAAGTAGTATCGCCTATGAAAGCGTAGGCAGTGGAAGTGATGGAAATGATACTTTGAATGTGGTAACCAAGAACAATCCTGAAACTTTTAGCGAGTGTGTTCGCCAAAACTATGATGGATTTGGAGGAACAAACTTTCATCACTTTAGTCAAAGACAAGCGGCCCTAACAAAGTTTCGACTAAAGCGAAAACAGAGATCCTATGGGAAAAAGGTACTGCAAGTCTGCAACTAGTGTTAGTTACTAAAAAGAGCTTCTCTAACATTATGTACGATTTCTTGGTTTGGAAACTCAAAGAAAGATTCGGAAAACATTCTTGGGTACAAGTTCATTGGCTTGACCTATATTTTAAGATCTTTCAAATGTTTATTGGTTTGATTTCTTGTACAGGTTCGATACGAAACCAGGCAAAGATTGGCCGAGCAGCGCCCTCGAGTGAAAGGGCAGTTTGTCCGTAAAGTACTAGATGGTGATCCAGTACCTGACGCTGGTGGCAATTCGTAAACCTTCCCATTTCCTTAAACTTGCTTGCACTTATAGTTGATTCTAATACTTATTGTTTTAACCATGTGATTAGATGTAGGATTTAGTAGTGTCTCTGGttgaatttatttttcttcaatcaTCGGGCAACAAAGTAGGGTGATAGCTTTAAGCATTCTTCTTGTTTTCATCTGGCTTGTTATTTTAACTATCATTGAACTTTGGAGTTCTGTTATTTATTCTTGTGTGTGTGTTGATTTTGTTCTCGTTTGAGTTGAATACTAATTTAAGGTTGTGAGTATAAAGAATGATAGCTTCTTGCTTTACATTACTCCACTTGTTATCTTCATTGTTAATTTACTGCATTCTTTTTTCCGTAGTTATATACCaaaagcaaagaaattaaagaaaagataaaagaaggtTGAACAAAATGAAAGCAAGGCACAAAACATAAAAAGGAGTAAAACACATAAACAGTATAATTGCACAATAGTGATCAATGTTCAACCATTGATCTTATACTCTAAAATGACATAGCATACAGATTTTTAAGTTTTATACTTTGATTCCAAGTCTCCTTATTGTTCCATCTCGTCATGCTAGAGATTTCTTAATTCACTTTTTTTCACTTCTTAAGTAGCCTCCACAACTCAACACCAAGCCCTCTTTCTCATTTCAAGTTCTCTTCTAtatctatctctctctctatcttatcttattgtaGAAGGCATATTCACATAATGACAGAACATCGTCCTCATCATCAAATTCAaaccgatgatgatgatgaaccaACCCATCACCACCAACGCCAACATGGTCATCCCCATTTCCAACCCAAAATGAACCCTCATCAGAGGAACATGCACATGGAAAAGCCTAACATGGCTAATCCTCGCTACTATGCTCCCATGAATCGTCCGAAGCGTGAACATTACCTTTGCCTTATTATCACCCTCCTCTTACTTGGCATCATAATCCTCATCATCTGGCTTGCCTACCACCCAACCAAACCCCACTTCACGGTGGCCAGCGCAGCCATCTTCGGCCTCAATGCAACATCGCCACCCCTTTTGGCCGTCACCATGCAATTTTCAATCCTTATAAGGAACCCTAACCGGCGTGTCTCGATCTATTTTGACAATCTCAATGCATTTGCATCCTACAGGGACCAACCAATCACACCACGTGTAATGCTACCACCACTTTACCTAGAGAAGCATAGCACAGTGGCACTATCCCCGGTTATCGGAGGGTCGCCAGTGCCAGTTTCGCCAGAGGTGTCAAACGGGTTAATCCAAGATGCAGGTTATGGTGTGGTTGGCCTTAAGCTTGCACTCCTTGGAAGATTGAAGTGGAAAGCTGGTGACATAAGGTCAGCACATTATAGTATCTATGTCAAGTGTGACATGTTGGTGGGTTTGAAGAAAGGTTTTGTGGGACAAGTTCCTCTTCTTGGATCTCCTATCTGTAATGTAGATATGTAATAgagaattatttatataattcattttttgtgtattgattttaaatttatcaTCATAGGCTAGATGGAGTTTGACAGTTATTTTAAGTAAAAAATTGCACTCCATTCTCTAATAATAAGATGATAAGTTATAAGTAAATACACACAAAATGAATAATTCTATCAATATTTACTATGATATATTGGTATATATCTAGGTGTGATAAGGTAAAATGTGTGAATGTTAATCTTGCTCCTccattttgatttgaattttttttttttcaaaagagtcTTGCTTTTTGTAGTTGATTGCATGTGATCGCCTAAGGAAGAGATGATAGAACTTTGAAAGTCACATTGATGtacaatattttatattatcattttgtcatcatatatattataataaatattttaatatttggtACTCATATTTTGATTGGTTCTAAATTGTTTCTGATAGGATTTGTAATAATGCTTTAGCCTAAATagcataacttttttttttttttttttgtggttggAAGTACATGTAACTTCATGTAGTGAATTTTTTTATGGCATAAATACATACATCCAATTATATAAAGTGCTTGCTTTTATAAAGTGAAAGGAAACACATACTATGTGCCATTTTGGCTCTTTTTGTCTTTGCTTGTTGGCAGGAAAAGAGATAATTGAACTTGTTCGGTAAGGAAGGAAGAAAGAGAGGTTTAATTAGTGTTTAATCTTTGTTAAACAAGACATATTATAAAGACAAGAAAATTAGTATTAGAGATAAGAAAATTCAATATACTTTAGTTTTAATGGTAGAGGATACAAATTTTAGTCATGAATAAGTGGGGGTTTCCGAAATTTGATTCAttacttgcaaaaaaaaaaaaaaatactaataattcaTTTACAGCAATATACTCCTTAGCTTTGACATTTTTGGGGTCTAAATTTTTGGAAGAAGTTGTAAATAATTTACTCTACATTGTTATATTAATAGTATATTAGGATTAGTAATTCACGAACTTTATCCTAGAatatagtttttttcttttttcacgtGTCATCAGTATTTTCATAATAAACTTAATAGAATTTTGCTAATAaatgtttttataaaatattagaatAGTTATTAGgcctttttaatataaaaaagaataataacaAGCTAAAAGTTAAACATTTTCTATACATTTATTAGaaaaaagaatatattttaaaaattttcaactgaaattaccttgCCAAATATCCtaacaaaatgtaactaaaattACAAGAATAATGTGGCGTagagataatatttaatttagttcTCGAATTTATAGGCGAGTTTCAATTTAgtccttaaaattttaattgtctctatttaatttgtaaattttgCAAATATGACTCatattagtttttaaaatcattttcaatgtatataattacatatattaaCGGAACACTGATGTAGACCGTTAAATGTCATGTTTAACCCTgttaaaataatgtaattttgGCTTTAATACTcaaataaccaaaaaaaattgtaagtggtgtttatagaaattttttttccaaaacaaGTGCGGTATTATTTTCTgactatttaaatattaaaattgtattattttatagGTTCTGTAGTATTTGATTgtctataatattttattaacgtTTATGTATAGAAAATTATCTcaaaaattaacatgaattatatttataaagtttaaaatttaaataaagacaattaaaatattagggattaaattaaaatttatgtataaatttagAGACAAAATTAAGTGTTATTTCATTTAAGGTGCCTGTCTTAAATTGCTGCGATATTGATGAGATGTTGATAGTACTCGTATATATAGAGTAGGGAtgtccgcggatcggatcggatcggatatggccaaaaattcgatccgatccgcattaaaatcatcggatcggatcggatccaatatccgcagCTTTTAaagttggatccgatccgatccgatccgcacatttgcggatcggatcggatcggatatcggatatatccgtaaaacataaaaatatttttaaaagcatatttttattaaaaaatatcaataaaattcattttttctattcttttaaatatgtttactcttaaaataatatttaacatactttttttaaatgataaattaaaataataaaacatatataataattattaattgaaataaaacataaaaagaatatttacttatttatttctttaattttgcggatacgcggatatgcggatcggatatgcggataccaacacaaaatccgcaatccgatccgattagtgtgcggatccgatccgatccgatccgaaagccttgcggatcggatccatatccgtaattttcggatcggattcggataaacaccgcggatatgcggatcggatccgatccatggacacccctaaTATAGAGTGTTAAAGTGTGCATGGTTGATTTGTCCACGAATTATATAAATTAGACTGCAACTTTGTTACTCATCAACTATTGGCTGGGAAGTACCTTGTACTCATCACTACATATAAGGCATTTAAAGCTCAATTTTTATGGACCAGTAAACAAAGCTTAGTAGTACAGTTTTATGAATGCTGAACCAACGGAGATTGATTTAAGTGGTAAGCTGATCAAATTCGTTTAAACAAATTTCGATTTCAAAAAGTTTAGTGTATGTAATTATTTTGTTGGAGACTTATTCACCACAGCAAGGTACGCCACTTGAGTCGGGtccaaattatattttattttccttccttACAACCCAAGAaaggacaaaaaatattatatattttatgaatGCTGAACTAAATTTTCAAAATGCTCATGATTTATACTTTATAGCACATGGAATGAATCTATGAAGGAGAAAATTAGTCCAGTATAGAATGCTGGTAGtaatatttaaatcatatataaatatgttatgggatagtcaccaaaaaaaaaaaatatatgttatgGGATTATCAgttattaacatatttttaacAAATCATTTTACACTTTTAAATTAGTGTTACAATATTTCAGAATATATAAAAACTCTCACaaggttaaaaaaaatttaaatataagaatTTTTTATAAGTCTCTAACAAAGAAAGAAATATAGAATAGTTTTAATAGTCCTGTTATATATAcaagttttttttataaacaaatttaaaCAAGTTAACTCTAACCCAATAAAATCTATTTGCATAACGCACAcgtgaaaccatgctatttttcTTTACGTTTCTCCACCAACATTTGTATCCcgtgttcctcctcctcctctttcttcttagtctcctttttctttgcgtgcctcctcttttttctttgcatttcttcttcttcacgtatTTAATCATCATCGTTGTTCTTTCTATTGTTGcatttttttctcctcctctttctattgattttgcaatattatgtatttttttcttctttatttgattcttttctcccaaaaagaattatgagaaaataaattaaaaatatcaagaagaaagagcagcagaagatgaagaggaggaagaggaagagttttgaattctgTAAAATTTATCAGAATACAAATATAATACATCGAAATTTTCCAAAATACACCGAAACGAGAATGGAATAGATTTATCACAATGATAATTCAGATTCAGAATTTCTACACCGAAAGTTTGCTACAAATGCAcaaaaatgattattttaatgcattttttccttttttttaattttttctttcttttagttgaatgaatgtaagttcatcatctttcaagtaattttgcagcattatgtgtttcttcttcttttttttttgtttgatttttttatttttattcttgttaaaagagtaaaataagaagaaacttgagaaggtaaaacaaaaaagaaaaaataaataaaaaaaagatgatgatgatgatgatgaaaaagaagaaaaagcagcaacagaagatgaagaggagcaagaggaagagttttgaattatgcagaacttatcaaaatGCAAATAAaccgaaaatttttcaaaatacaccaaaagattttcaaaatacaccaatttttttttaaaatacaccgAAACGAGAATGGAACAGATTCATCacaataataatttagattcaAAACTTATACATCGAAATTTTACTACAAATGCACAAAAATGTttcttttaatgtatttttttcttctttttttttatttctttctttcttttagttgaatgaatgtaggtttatCCGGCCTCTTCTATGTAATTTTGTAGTAttatgtttttattcttcttctttgttttatttttttgtttttattcttattaaaaacaagaagaaatttgagaatgtaaaacaagaaggaaaagacaaataaaaaaaaaagaaaatgaagataatgatgacgaggatgatgatgaaaaagaagaagaagtagcctTAGAAgataaggaggagaaagaggaagagttttaaattatgcagaatttatcggaataaaaatacaccaaaatttctTAACCATAACATATAAATTTCTTAGCTTTTATAatgaaattttgctacaaatatacaaaaatatttttttaatgatcatAACACATAAACTGAGTTTGAAAACAACACACAAAAATGATTGAACTATCAACAAaaacatatttaaattaattttggatcAGGCATCGTCATCAATATGGTAAAAATTCtacgataatgataataataatgacgATAGCAATAACAATGATACGtataagaagaagacgacgatgaCTATAAcaatgatgatcatgatgatgatggagatGATAGAGGAGAACGAGGAaaagaaattccaatgaaaaaagaaggagaaagaagatgaagaggaggaggtggtggtgttAGTAACGACCAtaacaaaagagaaaataacaaaaaaaagaaaaagaagaagaagacaaagtATTGAGTGACAACAATGACttcgaaaaaaaaaggaaaaaagaatgtgcggttaaaaaaaagaaaaacgtgtACAGTAGAGACgcaaaaaaaatttcagaaattatttttgttatggaAAGGTGGTTGGTGTTTTGGGAGATTATTGGGAAGTGGAGTGATATACCGGGGGTGGAGGTAGCAGCCACCACACAGGGGGCGTGCTGTCCAAGCAGCCACGCCGCGTGTCATCGCCGAAGCACCATGCTGGGGGCGTGGTGACGCGGCACACCTGCAGAAAGCTGACACCACGGCGGGGGGGGTGTGGTGGAGGTGGCAGCGCAGAGTTCCAAGGCGGTCTTCACCACGGGGGAAGTGGGCGTGTTGACTGTGCTTCCATGCAGGGGACAGTCTTCCACCCCGGAAAATAGCAAGCAGAGAGTAGTGGCTCTTTATAAGGAGCCTCTCGGTCATTTACATGCAATAGTAGTAGTGTGTTGTGTTAtggagagtagaagaagagtagcTAAAGTGTGTTCCAACCACAAGGGAGATTGGTGATCAACAAAGAGAAGGAGGGTTGCACTGGAAAAACGAGGAAGATTGGAAAAtaggagaaaaaaataattttttgtattaattttaaaaaatagttcgTAATTATTGTGTTTCGGAGgaacatattataaattatttgaatCATCCAATTTATATAAGTTGgtacattatatttttattatgttttaatcttctgttattttttgttatttaacatagtataatatatttttattttttgttatttttagattaattttatgttataaaaagactataatataataaaatgtatattatatgatgtaataaaaattttataataaaatatatttttttacaataaaatataaaaatactatagtaaaataaatatatattctgtaaataaataaatatgtatgtagcaaatattcaaaattttaatatataagtgttaagataataaataaataactacgtattagaaaataatatatgcattgttattaaaaagtagaaaaatattattttttgatgCAGGAGTAAAAAAAATCGCtcatttatatcaatttaaaaatataataataataataataataataataataataataataataataataataataataataatatacaaataataacaatataatataacatatacatatatctaTTTACGGTTTGTATACTAATAAATATATGCATAAACtttttaaatagtaaatattttgaattttttaacataaatatgcgtatgttaataaataaataatattataataaattaaataagtaaggcgtataaaatatatttaataaataaatattataataaataagaaatttaaatttttaataaataaataaataaatagataagctatgttaaatattttaataaataagatattaaaataaatatgtgaatgtttattaatatatttataaggattattatttaattaatgtaaCAGATATCTTTGTTGATGCAGTCTAATCGGAATTTGTTGGTGCGTAAACTGGATCCGCCACATACGTGGAATCCGATGGTGGAGAACTACTTACGCGCCACAGGATTCTACCACGTCTCTAGAATTGGAGTCATATGAGGATTTCACCATCTGTTAGCTGCTCTGGTTGAAAGGTGGAGGCTTGAAACTCACACCTTTGTATTGCCGATCGGTGAGGTTACAGTGACACTAGAGGATGTCGCTCATATTTTCGGCCAACCCATTGATGGAGAGCCTGTCAGTGGATGGACAGATAGTAGTGGCGAGTTCGTTCAAAGTCAGGGCATAGCGATATTCGGTCGTGGGCCATCAGTCAGTGGTAATGCGAAGTTATAAAGCTGGGATGGGTTCGACATATCAGAGACGCAGAGCCGTTGAACACTGACGAGTCTATCAGGAGATACGTCAAATGTCATATCTTTTGTTTGTTAGGGTCGACCATATTCACGGACAAGTCGACTGCATATATGCCCATGCGAAATATCTACTGTTGCTTCGCGATTTCGAGCGGATCCATACTTATAGTTGGGGGCCAGCATGTCTCGCATATCTTTACAGAGCACTATACCGTGCATCACGATATGATACAAAGGAGATGGATGGCCCTCTAAATCTCTTGTTTGTTTGGGTATGGGAGCGAATGCCATGTCTTGCTCCCGTACCGAGACAAACGCTTCCACCGGCCGAGATACCAGTTGCTATGAGGTAATAAGTCTTATTTTAGTTATGTGTTATATTCATGATGCATGTTTGACATATGAtgagttatttaaattttttcaattaacaATGTTTCATGTGGAGTCATTCAGAACGGACCATAGCGTGGTCATCGAAGACCGTGGAGACATTCAGGCATGATATAGATTACATGCAGGAGATAAATAGTTATGGTTCTTCTAATCCGTTTTTTGAACCTTTATTGTTAGGGTTCTAATATACCAATAATACTGTGGCAGTTTGAGTGGCGGCCATATGACGGGTTGATCGTCACCGACGACTTGCATCCCCATTTTGAGGTGTCTGACATCGTTGCTCCGTAGTTGTCATTCGAGTGTGTCGAGTGGCACCCTGCGGACCGAGTGATGCGTCAGTTTGGATATGTACAACCTCCTCCGGGGGTACCAAGGGATATTCCAGTTGACCAGCATTGCATCGTTATACGCAGAGTGCAGCTTCATGACTGGACAGTTTTGCATGGGCTATGGATAGTGGAGTGGGCCAATAGGCGACAAAGCCGACTGAGAGACCTGCACCCCCTTTCGACCTGGGATTTTTTACCGACGGCTGAGTGTAAcatcctaccatacagagtcttatgcttaagtcataattcagagatggcaaggtattacaacctctaaaataaaaatttagtacgtatagtagtatgaatgattgattataactaggagcatttgtagaaaaaggggtaaacaaaatcACAattcgaaagcgcaacactccaatcgataacgtaacgaacgaAGGATAAGCCAAcgcaagattatatatatacaaaggagtgtcaaaaacaggaatatcaagactcaaaatctggttgcgaagataaccggttcgagcatagcaatatatacatataaatagaataagataccccaataaaacccaaagggacacaaatacagaaaatctattctccaaaatctcctataagaggagtcatcacagtttgtattatttaatggagataaaagtatctaaacaaaacatatgAATCAAAACAGAGTcctgagaacaaaggatcttcactaatccagaagtctccaggatgcctcagcgagaaacctcacgtcttgtatctgaaaaccacaaaatccgcatgggtgagaaccagaggtccccagcatggtaacaacttccacatatataatacataataatagaggaaagccgaaggcaatcctagaactttctccaaataattcaaagcttataaacaagctaaaccataaaggacatctgactaaagattcttcaatctagataatacttccctttccaatttcttc contains:
- the LOC112734473 gene encoding NDR1/HIN1-like protein 12, whose translation is MTEHRPHHQIQTDDDDEPTHHHQRQHGHPHFQPKMNPHQRNMHMEKPNMANPRYYAPMNRPKREHYLCLIITLLLLGIIILIIWLAYHPTKPHFTVASAAIFGLNATSPPLLAVTMQFSILIRNPNRRVSIYFDNLNAFASYRDQPITPRVMLPPLYLEKHSTVALSPVIGGSPVPVSPEVSNGLIQDAGYGVVGLKLALLGRLKWKAGDIRSAHYSIYVKCDMLVGLKKGFVGQVPLLGSPICNVDM
- the LOC112734460 gene encoding two-component response regulator-like APRR9 isoform X2, producing the protein MDDEVQAFTVAAAQNDDGASTSRMKGEQITKNEDCNGNGDGEEVIRWEKILARRVVRVLVVEADDSTRHVITAILRKCSYSVIAVSDGLKAWEVLKKKATDLDLILTEVDLPAISGFALITLIMEHDFCKNIPVIMMSSQDSVNMVLKCMLKGAVDFLIKPVRRNELKNLWRHVWRRHAIDKPPQTTTFPMEKLKTVSQDNSTSNQSSAFVASSQENNGCGENLSEAHSTCTLSFLEAENACMKKRQDASELKLSNVDVGHHEVNHESKSSKHNDEIDLMIERDHCFAETKSQDGVLRAESSRANPNINVAIHGCTGSVVEPSRGVTDWMIDTFENIEKPINENCSYSGDNTTKSVSDTKMELLLRRDLSDSSCKHASEITEERQILKHSDTSAFSRYSGDKLLQPSFPLPLITSSKVTNNDQNSQESHKSSGNTLDTSCQYGSTGKNEENRSTLVIGQYGQFEPKSSSNECGLFPFSKATSDIKSKEQCNILSSTGQSSGNSLSSDAAKNKSSIAYESVGSGSDGNDTLNVVTKNNPETFSECVRQNYDGFGGTNFHHFSQRQAALTKFRLKRKQRSYGKKVRYETRQRLAEQRPRVKGQFVRKVLDGDPVPDAGGNS
- the LOC112734460 gene encoding two-component response regulator-like APRR9 isoform X1 — protein: MDDEVQAFTVAAAQNDDGASTSRMKGEQITKNEDCNGNGDGEEVIRWEKILARRVVRVLVVEADDSTRHVITAILRKCSYSVIAVSDGLKAWEVLKKKATDLDLILTEVDLPAISGFALITLIMEHDFCKNIPVIMMSSQDSVNMVLKCMLKGAVDFLIKPVRRNELKNLWRHVWRRHAIDKPPQTTTFPMEKLKTVSQDNSTSNQSSAFVASSQENNGCGENLSEAHSTCTLSFLEAENACMKKRQDASELKLSNVDVGHHEVNHESKSSKHNDEIVGLVSESAISNKSLKLTDLMIERDHCFAETKSQDGVLRAESSRANPNINVAIHGCTGSVVEPSRGVTDWMIDTFENIEKPINENCSYSGDNTTKSVSDTKMELLLRRDLSDSSCKHASEITEERQILKHSDTSAFSRYSGDKLLQPSFPLPLITSSKVTNNDQNSQESHKSSGNTLDTSCQYGSTGKNEENRSTLVIGQYGQFEPKSSSNECGLFPFSKATSDIKSKEQCNILSSTGQSSGNSLSSDAAKNKSSIAYESVGSGSDGNDTLNVVTKNNPETFSECVRQNYDGFGGTNFHHFSQRQAALTKFRLKRKQRSYGKKVRYETRQRLAEQRPRVKGQFVRKVLDGDPVPDAGGNS